The Neodiprion lecontei isolate iyNeoLeco1 chromosome 6, iyNeoLeco1.1, whole genome shotgun sequence sequence TATCCTTGCCGACCTGACAATTGCTCGCAGGGCGGAGCTTCGAACACATGCAGAGAGAGTTTCCGCCAAAATCGTATAATACTGGAAAGGGCGTGGAGGGGATAATAAGTTCGCCTGTAGAAGTCCGCACCAAAGTTTCTGCAGGTACCGTGCATGAGGCTCACAAAATTCAGTTCAGGTTTGTCTTTCTTTGGAGCAGCTCATCTCCCTCCGAGTTCCCCGCGATTGCTACTCGAACCGATTCGCTATTCACTTTGCAAAATTCGTCCGATTCCACTACTCCCTTTGTTCCGTTCAACGAAGCCGTCCAATGGCCGTGCAAAAATCATTCTGGGATTATTTCTGGCTGGGAAAGTTCTATTTTCAAGTGCGATGTAATCCAACTAGCGAAACAGTAGTACcgaatttatttgaatacaATTTGTAACAAaggagattgaaaaaattgtacaatccAAGGCTCATAGTCATGCGTGTGTATATAACCAACGGTCtttatggtaaaaaatacgATATATTAAATTTAACCATTAATTTCTCTTTCGAGTCCGCGAAGAAAATTGAGAGTTGCTGTAGAAAGCTAACtggtcaatttttaataaagtCGAGTTCCCTACGTACCATCGTTATCTGTATTATATCATCTATTATCCGAGTATTATTTTGGAAATCACTGGATCAGTTTTATAATGAATGTAATTTTGTAGCAACATTTGGAATAAAAGTAATGTGtagacaatattttttctaccgACAAATGTCTTCGGAAAGATACTTCAATTGCCGTATTAAACAAGTACAGCGGAAGTTTTCAATCCGCAATGAATCCTTTTTGAATAGCCTTTTAACAAGATCATTGTTTATGAATAAGATGAGTTGTTTCACTGATATCTTTTTAAAATCTTGAGTATAACTGACAATTTTACGACACCGCCACAGTGTCACATCCATTCATTGTATCAATTTTACCAATCGGATGTTGTCAAATTTTATCTCAGAATTAAGCTTCAGTAGTGGaggaataattatatacttcCGTAAGATATTTAGGATAACTTGTCAACTATTTACGTGAGAAGGTGAGTTGACGACACAAGTCATTATCCGATAGGGTGATTCATTGAATTATGCAGCAATTAAGCTTCGCATCACCTTCCTTCGTCAACCCTGTCGGAGAGAACTTTCATCGACGTTGCAACTGACAGTCACAGAACTCATTCAGCACTCTTCATCCACCGAAGAGACTTGAAATTGATGAATCATCAGCAATCATAACATTCGCGCGTTCATACTTTCCGGTGTCTACAGTTAATATctcatttgaataataaaaatgccGGAACAAAAATCTTTCGACGATGCGGCGggtataatcaaattttctcttcaatttttcgGCGTCCTTCCTCTGAACGGACCTCCAACCATTTGGAAAAAACAACTCAGTAAATTTCTAACTGCCTTTACAATTTTGTGCGTCAGTAGCATCATCGTTCAAGTCATTCATCTCCTGCTCTCTACGGTAAGTGCTTGACTTGTACATAGAAGGAAGCGACGAGATTTTTTTCGGGCTACCCAATTCCACCATTAATCATTACGTTTTTTTATGTGAGGCACAGAATCTTGGCGTCGATAAGTCAATCGACACCTTGAACACTGTAGCCGCAGTAGCTGGAGGAGGACTTCGAATGATCTTCATTGCCTGGAATCGCAATAAAATATGGCGTCTGATGTCGACGTGTGAGGCCTTGTGGCAGGACGCAAGCCCGATCGAGTTGAGGATCATTTCTGTATGGACGAATCGAGCAAAATTGCTTAGTCTTAGCCTGTGCCTAACGACAGTTGTTGGAGCCGCCATGTGGATATTTTCCCCCATAATCAAGCAGGTTACACCGGGTGCAGTTGTCAGCAGCAGGTCTTGGCCATACCAAATAAACATGGACTCTTCACTGTCTCCACGATATGAAATTATCTACGCCGTTCAATCAGCTTCCGCTGTCGTCTGCCTCTGCTCAATAATTGGTTGCGATCTTGTCTCACCATTTTTGGCTCTAAACGTTTGCGGGCAGCTCAAACTGATCCAAAGCTGGCTGGCCAATATTGCCAAGAAAGAGTCAGAACACGGTGAACGACGCGTAGATCGATATGTTGAAAAAACTCTGAGAAAGTGCACTTTGCGGCACCAAATCGTAATGGAGTACGTGTAAAGTTCTTAAAACTGCCACGCAGATTGATTGAGTTATTTAATACTGCTAATTTTCTCTACACTCTAGTTTTTGCACGCAATTGGAGGAATCTGTTTGCTACTCTAATTTGGCGCAAGCTATGGCCGGACTTTACATGCTGGGCATTTCAGCGGCAAGACTGACGAGGGTGAGATGAAACATTCTTTGGCTGATTGCATCTGTCATGGGTGTCTGATAACTGTCACATACCTGATTTGACATACACAACTACACTCTACTTGAACTTATTTTCTCAtcgaaaatcatttcaatGTGGTCCACGTGAAAATGGAAGCCATTCTGATATGAGTATCGTTTGTTTTTCCACAGATCCAAGGATCggaaattttccaattctttaGCACCTTCTCCTTGGCCATTGGTCAACTGTTCCTCTCATGTTGGCCAGCGGAGTGCCTCATCACCGAAGTCAGTATATGATAGTCTCGTGCCAAGGCATTACCGGATTTGATTATCTCTATTAATTTACTTCGTTTCTTGCCAGTAGAGCACCATGGTGGCAGAATCGATTTACGCAATTCCATGGTACCGCTGTTCGCTTCGTATTCGAAACATGGTGTTCTTTATGATGGAACAATCCCAACGTCCCGCCCGCTTAACCGCTGGGAAATTTGTTACATACTCTCTGGCAACTTTAGGTTCCGTAAGTCACTATCACACCATTACTTTAAGTAGGTCATGGAGATACGAGGAAGCTTGATTTCAGATCATCTCTTCTGCGATGTCATTATTCATGTTGCTGAGGACCATCTATTCTACCACGTAAATGACGTGCATACATCTACGTATAGTTACAAACTCCGAACGAATTTCCAAGAACTTGAATGTAATTCCATTGTGTTGTCCAATTAACAGGTTTTACAAAAGTTCGTATTCACGTTAAGACATGCAAATTTGGAAATTCCCGTGCCGTGTAAGAAAAAGGATAGTCACTACAGGGCATACTGTCTTATCTATAGCTGCCACAAGTGCAGTTAACAAACTTTGCTCACAGGCCGATAGGCACAGAACACCCACTTACGGATTAGTTTACCAAGTTATGAAGGCCGCCCTAGGCTTTTGCTTCTCTAAGCTTATAATTAGCGATTCAACTCGCAGTCAAACtcatggaaataaaaaatgacacaCCTGCGCCAAACGTTTGCTACCAGCATCCATTCCCAATTATTACTGGATCGTGAATAAGAACATATTTTTATGCCGAAACGAAATTACGAAACgttggtaaaatatgtattcGTCTTGCAAAAACAATTCGTCCATTTTACACATAACGGTACATAATGAACGTTATAGTAGGGTAAGTGACAATGAGTCGTGCAGCTAAATACTAGGGTGAATGTATATGTCTGCATGATGCATCATCATCGATCGAAAATCAGagcaatgaaattttaataaactcGAGTTCCTTACATACCAACCTCCACTGTATTGTAACGATGCATTATCCGAATATTGTGTTGGAAATCAATCGATCAacttgataataaatttaattttgcaGTAGCacttgaaataaaagtaaTGTGTAGACGATATTTTCCAACCGACAAATGTCTTTGGAAAGATACTTTAATTGCTGTAGTAAACAACGCGGCAATTTTCACTATGCAATTACTGTTTTTACATAGCCTTTTGACAAGATCATTGTCTATGAATGAGTTGAGTTTTTTTAATGGCAtcacctgaaaatttcaagtacaCGTGACAATTTTCTGTACCGTCACATTAATTCACGGTGTCAATTCCAGCAGTAGGTTGTTGATTAGTTTTATCTCACAATTAAGCTTCGATagtgaagaaataattatatacttgCGTGAGATATTTAGGATAACTCGTCAACTATTTACTTCAGTTAACGATACAAGTCATTATCTAATGGGGTGATTCATTAAATTATGCAGTAATTAAACTTCGCATCACGCTCCTCTGCCCTTTCGAAGCAAACCTTGATCGACGTTGCAGTAGAAAGTAACAGAACTCATTTAGCACTGTTAATCCACCGAAGAGACTTCACATCGTTGAATTATTCGCAGTCATATCATTCGCGCGTTTATACTCCCTGGTGTCTGCAGTCAATATCTCCTTTCGATAACAGCAATGCCGGAAAAAGAATCTTTCAACGATCTGGCGCGTATAATCAActtttctcttcaatttttcgGCATCCTTCCTCTGAAGGGACCTCCAACCACTTGGAAAAAACGACTCAGTATATTCCTAACTGCGTTCACAATTTTGTGCGTCAGTAGCATCATCATCCCAGTCATTCATTGTATGCTCTCTACGGTAAGTGCTCGActattgcataaaaaaaaagagattgaGATTTTCGTCAAGTCACTCAATTTCACCATTAACCACTTAACTGCCAATGTGTCATAGCGGCATCAATCGCCCCTGTAACGTAACTGCTCAGAATGGCGATTCAATGTTCTCGGTGTCTCAGGTGattatttacttttgaaaacaTGTGTGTTGAGTATTCTTCAGGTTAAGTAATCCCATTACGACCataaaaagttattttttccacGCGTTCATGAAGTTTTGAGCCCTCGAAGTTGAGGAGTTTTGGACCACTTTCTGAAATGGCGTCATAGAAAAAACTATCATCTTCTTTCTGTGGGATTAATTTTGATTTCGAAAAGCATTGAACAATActatttttgaattgaaatacgcaaattcaaaaatcaccTAGTCAATGTGATTTAATGTACGGTATAACTCCAGctaatattagaaaaattacttGGTAATTCTGGAAATTGCAAGAGTATTGTTCatgttttttaaaagaaaaatacctCCGGAAGAAATGAAGACAGTTTATTCTATGACAACatttaagaaaattatcaaataatcATCAACTTTGAGGCCTCAAAACTGTACGAATGCactgaaaaaataactttttatGGTCATAATGAAATTCCTTGACCTCAAAAATACTTAGAAGAAATGTTTGCAAAAGTAAATATTCACctgaaacaacaaaaaacattgaataacTTCATGACGCCACTTCGCGATTTTCAGCAGTTACGGCACGGGCACGCTTGACGCTGCTATGACACCTCAGCAGTTGATTGAGTAATCATTACGCTCTTTCATCTGAGGCGCAGAATCTTGGCCGAGACAAGGCAATCGACACATTGAACACTGTGGCCGGAGTACTTGCAGCAGGATTTAAAATGATCTTCATTGCCTGGAATCGCAACAAGATATGACGTCTGATGTCGACGTGTGAGTCCTTGTGGCAGGACGCAAGCCCGATCGATTTGAGAATCATTTCTGTATGGACGAATCGAGCAAGATTGCTTAGTCTTGGCTTGTGCCTAACGAAAGTGGTTGGAGCCACCATGTGGATATTTCCCCCCATAATCAAGGAGCTTATACCGGGTGCAGTTGTCAGTAGCAGGTCTTGGCCATACCAAATAAACATGGACTCTTCAGAGTCTCCAAGATATGAAATTATCTTCGCCATCCAATCAGCTTCGACTTCTGTCTGCCTCTGCTCAATAATCGGCTGCGATCTCGTCGGTCCATTTTTTGCTCTACACACTTGCGGGCAGCTCAAACTAATCCAAAACTGGCTGGCCAATATTGCCAATAAGAAGTCAAAACACGGCGAACGGTGCATAGATCAATGTGCTGAAAAAACTCTGAGGAAGTGCACTTTGCGTCACCAAATCGTAATGGAGtacgtgtgaaatttttaaaactgccACGCAGATTGATCGGGTTATCTCACACTGTTTATTTTCTCTAAACTCTAGTTTTTGCGCGCAATTGGAGGACGCTGTGTGCTACGCCAATTTGGCGCAAGCTGTGGGCGGACTTTACATGTTGGGTATTTCAGCGGCAAGACTGACGAGGGTGAGATGAAACCATGACCTTCATTGCTAGATTACATCTTTTGTAGATCTTTAATCAACCACCATATACAACTATACGTATTTCCTCTACttgtggtttttttctttatggAAAAAACATTTAACGTAGtccaagtgaaaataaaagtcaTTCTAATTTGAGTATCGTTTGTTTTTCCACAGATGCATGGGTCagaaattttccaattcttcaGCACCTTCTTATTGGCCATTGGTCAACTGTCCATCTCATGTTGG is a genomic window containing:
- the LOC107224599 gene encoding odorant receptor 4-like, translated to MPEQKSFDDAAGIIKFSLQFFGVLPLNGPPTIWKKQLSKFLTAFTILCVSSIIVQVIHLLLSTNLGVDKSIDTLNTVAAVAGGGLRMIFIAWNRNKIWRLMSTCEALWQDASPIELRIISVWTNRAKLLSLSLCLTTVVGAAMWIFSPIIKQVTPGAVVSSRSWPYQINMDSSLSPRYEIIYAVQSASAVVCLCSIIGCDLVSPFLALNVCGQLKLIQSWLANIAKKDFCTQLEESVCYSNLAQAMAGLYMLGISAARLTRIQGSEIFQFFSTFSLAIGQLFLSCWPAECLITESTMVAESIYAIPWYRCSLRIRNMVFFMMEQSQRPARLTAGKFVTYSLATLGSIISSAMSLFMLLRTIYSTT
- the LOC124295177 gene encoding uncharacterized protein LOC124295177, yielding MWIFPPIIKELIPGAVVSSRSWPYQINMDSSESPRYEIIFAIQSASTSVCLCSIIGCDLVGPFFALHTCGQLKLIQNWLANIANKKSKHGERCIDQCAEKTLRKCTLRHQIVMDFCAQLEDAVCYANLAQAVGGLYMLGISAARLTRMHGSEIFQFFSTFLLAIGQLSISCWPAECLITEVSI